In a single window of the Melioribacteraceae bacterium genome:
- a CDS encoding DUF190 domain-containing protein — MKIEGNAKLLRIFIGETDKINHIPVYEKIVNEARIQNLAGATVYKGIMGFGGNSRVIHSAKILRLSEDLPLVIEIVDTESKIQNFIPTIDQIFEEAKCGGLITTERAEIIKYSFNEEKQ; from the coding sequence ATGAAGATCGAAGGAAATGCAAAGTTGTTGAGAATATTCATCGGTGAAACAGATAAGATTAATCATATCCCCGTCTATGAAAAAATAGTTAATGAGGCGCGTATTCAAAACTTAGCCGGAGCTACAGTTTATAAAGGAATTATGGGATTTGGAGGAAACAGCAGAGTGATTCACTCAGCAAAAATATTACGGCTCTCCGAAGATTTGCCTCTTGTAATTGAAATTGTGGATACTGAATCAAAGATTCAAAATTTTATTCCTACAATAGATCAAATATTTGAAGAAGCAAAGTGTGGCGGATTAATCACCACCGAGCGAGCTGAAATTATTAAATATTCATTCAATGAAGAGAAGCAGTAA
- a CDS encoding Gfo/Idh/MocA family oxidoreductase, with product MKKIKTAVVGTGHLGKIHTKLFKDVENCELFGIYDVDLERAKNVAEEFGLKYFEDYPELLNNVDAVDIVATTSAHYDLVKKAFEAGKHVFVEKPITAQIWEAEELVKIADEKKLTFQVGHIERFNPALISLEKYKLNPMFIQTDRLAQFNPRGTDVAVVLDLMIHDIDIILSLVKSEVKNVSASGVPVVSETIDIANARIEFENGAIANVTASRISQKKMRKMRMFQRDTYISLDFTSGASEVFRLVDPVELPANGGFISFGEIGVGDKKKAVIYEQPEHKEVNALKFELELFIEAILENKVPVVSGHDGLKALKVAEMIIKKIQESIENAKKFFI from the coding sequence ATGAAAAAAATTAAAACCGCGGTTGTTGGAACCGGGCACCTCGGAAAAATTCACACAAAACTTTTTAAAGATGTAGAAAATTGCGAATTGTTTGGGATTTATGATGTCGATTTAGAAAGAGCGAAAAATGTCGCAGAGGAATTCGGATTGAAATACTTTGAAGATTATCCAGAACTTTTGAATAATGTTGATGCGGTAGATATTGTGGCTACCACCAGCGCTCATTATGATTTAGTGAAAAAAGCGTTTGAGGCCGGTAAACATGTATTTGTAGAAAAACCAATTACAGCTCAAATATGGGAGGCGGAAGAACTTGTTAAAATTGCAGATGAAAAAAAACTGACTTTTCAAGTTGGACACATCGAAAGGTTTAATCCAGCACTAATTTCTTTAGAAAAATATAAACTCAATCCGATGTTTATTCAAACCGATAGACTTGCACAATTTAATCCACGCGGAACCGATGTTGCAGTCGTGCTAGATTTAATGATTCATGATATTGATATAATTTTAAGTCTTGTTAAAAGTGAAGTAAAGAATGTTAGTGCTAGCGGGGTGCCGGTAGTTTCTGAAACAATTGATATTGCCAACGCGAGAATTGAATTTGAAAATGGAGCTATAGCTAATGTTACGGCATCTCGAATTTCCCAAAAGAAAATGAGAAAGATGAGAATGTTTCAGCGTGATACTTATATCTCGCTCGATTTTACTTCCGGTGCTTCAGAAGTTTTTAGATTAGTTGATCCGGTTGAACTTCCCGCTAATGGAGGATTTATTTCATTTGGAGAAATTGGTGTAGGGGACAAAAAGAAAGCGGTAATATATGAACAGCCGGAACATAAAGAAGTAAACGCGCTTAAATTTGAATTGGAATTATTTATTGAAGCAATCCTTGAAAATAAAGTACCAGTTGTAAGCGGTCACGATGGACTGAAGGCGTTAAAGGTTGCGGAAATGATTATCAAAAAAATTCAGGAGTCAATTGAAAATGCGAAGAAGTTTTTTATTTAG
- a CDS encoding NAD(P) transhydrogenase subunit alpha, giving the protein MDGIGIIMLVYVFVLAIFVGFELITKVPPTLHTPLMSGSNAISGITIVGAIISAGLHEFTISTILGLVAVIFATINVVGGFLVTDRMLKMFKKK; this is encoded by the coding sequence ATGGATGGAATTGGAATAATAATGCTGGTGTATGTTTTTGTACTGGCAATATTTGTCGGGTTCGAACTTATCACAAAAGTACCCCCTACTCTTCATACCCCTTTGATGTCGGGCTCGAATGCGATTTCTGGAATTACAATTGTCGGGGCAATCATAAGTGCTGGATTGCACGAATTTACAATTAGCACAATATTAGGATTGGTTGCTGTAATATTTGCCACGATCAATGTAGTTGGCGGATTTTTAGTAACCGATAGAATGCTCAAAATGTTTAAGAAGAAGTGA
- a CDS encoding LPS-assembly protein LptD, giving the protein MKKNFYLFFLFPIFLSAQQSDTLFSKNEKNISSDSIQVADTIKSKKSDIDAIVFASASDSLIFNVKNKMMYVHGKGELKYKTTELKSGKIVVDYNTNELEALGFEVNPGTDSVRVEQTPLLVEGNDNYEGSRILYNFKNQRGFISLAKNKKDEQRYEGAKVKKVDKNTFFIDDGIFTTCENDTPHTYFSADKMKIIQKDKIIARWIFMHIGGVPVPIPLPFAVFPNETGRRSGIIIPGYGQSALRGQYFTNFGYFFALSDYFDLALTGDYYTKGGWGARNRVRYAKRYSFSGQLNAGYSKILIGEPNDTERREQTDWNVSWYHNQQIDPSSRLDANLQFVSSNFYSNNSINFNDLLSQDIISNASYSKYWEQSGTSLSLNYSRTQKLQTGDIYESLPNISFSKSITYPFKRDDVESLSDQKWYEYINYSYNGQFTNQRNKEKGQLKIRGGFQHNLSVSASPKVGYFSVSPSINYNEKWYNKRTKLENQTFTKVNRETGQITSYDSTVAKTINELNFVRTFDLSISASTKLYGVMQPNLFGVEAFRHTLIPSISYNYNPNFSDEVWGYYETFKDAEWKEIRYDKYSGEIFGGVNDYESQNISLSVGNDFEMKMAKAAGDTTREQTKVRLLNFSLSTSYNFAKDSVKLSDLSLSYRTQIGDWVNFSGSSSYTFYHVENGKRFNRYLVSEGRGLFRLTNFGFSISTTLSGDKLKSENEKETKVNESNDVISFERKNFNSIYDEKKSADFSIPWNLSLSYNYNISKYDPSVVNKYSNVSTDLSFSLTKNWKFTVRAGYDFDRKEVTAPQITIFRDLHCWEMNFTWNPSGFYRGYRFEIRMKAPELQDIKVTKSGGLFSGRR; this is encoded by the coding sequence ATGAAAAAAAATTTTTATCTGTTTTTTCTTTTCCCAATATTTTTATCTGCTCAGCAGAGTGATACTCTTTTCTCCAAAAATGAGAAAAATATTTCAAGTGATTCTATTCAAGTTGCTGATACTATTAAATCGAAAAAAAGTGATATAGATGCAATAGTTTTTGCTTCAGCTTCCGATTCTCTGATCTTCAATGTTAAGAATAAAATGATGTATGTTCATGGGAAGGGGGAATTAAAGTATAAAACCACAGAATTAAAAAGCGGAAAAATAGTAGTTGATTATAATACAAATGAATTAGAGGCTCTTGGTTTTGAAGTAAACCCGGGTACCGATTCTGTACGAGTTGAGCAAACACCATTATTAGTTGAAGGAAATGATAATTATGAAGGATCAAGGATACTTTATAATTTTAAGAATCAGCGTGGCTTTATATCGCTTGCAAAAAACAAAAAAGATGAGCAACGCTACGAAGGCGCAAAAGTAAAAAAAGTAGATAAAAATACATTCTTTATTGATGATGGAATTTTTACCACTTGCGAGAATGATACTCCACATACCTACTTTTCAGCAGATAAAATGAAAATCATTCAAAAGGATAAAATTATTGCGCGATGGATTTTTATGCATATCGGAGGAGTTCCCGTCCCAATCCCACTTCCATTCGCTGTATTCCCAAATGAAACCGGAAGACGCTCAGGCATAATAATCCCCGGTTACGGTCAATCGGCTCTGCGGGGACAGTATTTCACAAACTTTGGATACTTTTTTGCACTTAGCGATTATTTTGATCTAGCACTCACAGGAGATTATTATACAAAAGGTGGGTGGGGTGCGCGTAATAGGGTTCGCTATGCGAAAAGATATAGTTTTTCAGGACAATTAAATGCAGGTTATTCAAAAATATTGATTGGCGAACCGAACGATACTGAAAGAAGGGAACAGACTGATTGGAATGTTTCCTGGTATCATAATCAGCAAATAGACCCAAGCTCGCGGCTTGATGCTAATCTTCAATTTGTTTCATCAAACTTTTATTCAAATAACAGCATAAATTTTAATGACCTATTATCTCAAGACATTATTTCGAATGCATCTTATAGTAAATATTGGGAACAGTCTGGTACAAGTCTTTCTTTAAATTATAGCCGCACTCAAAAATTGCAAACTGGAGATATTTATGAATCGCTCCCAAATATCAGCTTTTCAAAATCAATCACTTATCCATTCAAAAGAGATGATGTTGAGTCGTTGAGCGATCAAAAATGGTACGAATATATTAATTATTCATATAATGGACAGTTCACGAACCAGAGAAATAAGGAGAAGGGACAATTAAAAATTAGAGGCGGGTTTCAACACAATCTTTCTGTGAGCGCTTCTCCAAAAGTTGGATATTTCAGTGTCTCTCCATCTATAAATTATAATGAAAAATGGTATAACAAAAGAACTAAACTGGAAAATCAGACTTTTACTAAAGTAAATAGAGAAACCGGTCAAATAACCTCGTACGATTCAACAGTTGCAAAAACAATTAATGAATTAAATTTTGTGCGTACATTTGATTTGAGCATTTCTGCTTCCACAAAATTGTACGGGGTTATGCAGCCCAATTTATTTGGAGTAGAAGCATTCAGACATACGTTAATCCCATCCATCTCATATAATTATAATCCGAATTTCTCAGACGAGGTCTGGGGATATTATGAAACTTTTAAGGATGCTGAATGGAAGGAGATACGCTATGATAAATATTCCGGTGAAATTTTTGGCGGTGTAAATGATTATGAAAGCCAGAATATCAGCCTCTCCGTTGGTAATGATTTTGAAATGAAAATGGCAAAAGCCGCAGGAGATACTACAAGAGAACAAACAAAGGTTCGCTTGCTCAATTTTAGTTTGAGCACTTCTTATAATTTTGCTAAAGATAGTGTAAAACTAAGCGACTTAAGTTTGAGTTACAGAACTCAAATTGGTGATTGGGTAAATTTTAGCGGCTCATCATCATATACTTTTTACCATGTTGAAAATGGGAAGCGCTTCAACCGGTATTTAGTTTCTGAGGGAAGAGGACTTTTTAGATTAACAAATTTTGGTTTTTCAATTTCAACAACTTTGAGCGGAGATAAACTTAAATCTGAAAATGAAAAAGAAACTAAAGTAAATGAATCGAATGATGTCATTAGTTTTGAAAGAAAGAATTTTAATTCAATATACGATGAAAAAAAATCGGCAGACTTTTCCATCCCCTGGAATCTATCATTAAGTTATAATTACAATATCTCGAAGTACGATCCAAGTGTTGTAAATAAATATTCTAATGTTAGTACAGATTTAAGTTTTTCTCTCACAAAAAATTGGAAATTTACGGTTCGTGCCGGATATGATTTCGACCGCAAAGAAGTGACCGCACCACAAATCACAATCTTCCGAGATCTTCATTGTTGGGAAATGAATTTTACCTGGAATCCTTCCGGTTTCTACCGTGGTTACCGTTTCGAAATTAGAATGAAAGCACCTGAACTTCAAGATATTAAAGTAACAAAATCGGGCGGACTCTTCTCAGGACGCAGATAA
- a CDS encoding Re/Si-specific NAD(P)(+) transhydrogenase subunit alpha, producing MLIGVPKEILPGENRVALVPDVVSKLKKKGYEVIVEKGAGDNAGFPDSKYLDAGAKIAGDALEVFNSAEIICKVQRPIKNELLGKHELELLKKGSLLVAFMYVLHYPELVKKSAELGVNVISMEMIPRTTLAQKMDALSSQANIAGYKSVILAANHLGKIFPLLMTAAGTISPARVVIMGAGVAGLQALGTAKRLGAVVEVSDVRPQVKEEVQSLGGKFIEVPTDASMQDAGGYAKEQSEEFLKKQKELIFKHVTEADIVITTALIPGRKAPVLITEEMVKNMKPGSVVLDMAVEFGGNCEISENGKTVKKYGTTIIGEPNLPSLVPYHASDMYAKNILALLDHMTTKEGKFVINMEDEIIKGGMIAYDGAVVNSRVAELLK from the coding sequence GTGTTAATTGGAGTTCCAAAAGAAATACTTCCAGGGGAAAACCGAGTTGCATTGGTTCCGGATGTTGTTTCAAAATTGAAGAAAAAGGGGTATGAAGTTATAGTTGAAAAGGGAGCAGGTGATAACGCTGGTTTTCCCGATTCAAAATATTTGGATGCGGGAGCAAAAATTGCCGGCGATGCACTCGAAGTTTTTAATTCTGCCGAAATTATCTGCAAAGTACAGCGACCAATCAAAAACGAATTATTGGGTAAACACGAATTAGAATTATTGAAAAAGGGTTCGCTTTTAGTGGCATTTATGTATGTTCTGCATTATCCCGAACTTGTTAAAAAATCTGCTGAACTTGGCGTAAATGTCATTTCGATGGAGATGATCCCAAGAACAACTTTAGCTCAAAAAATGGATGCTCTGAGTTCGCAGGCAAATATCGCAGGATATAAAAGTGTGATATTAGCGGCAAATCATTTGGGTAAAATTTTCCCATTATTGATGACTGCCGCCGGTACAATTTCTCCGGCAAGAGTAGTTATAATGGGAGCTGGAGTTGCCGGTCTACAAGCATTAGGCACAGCAAAAAGACTTGGCGCTGTTGTGGAGGTATCTGATGTACGTCCCCAAGTTAAAGAAGAGGTTCAAAGTTTGGGTGGAAAATTTATTGAAGTACCCACCGATGCATCAATGCAGGACGCTGGCGGTTACGCCAAAGAACAGTCGGAAGAATTCTTAAAAAAACAAAAAGAATTAATATTTAAACATGTGACTGAAGCTGATATTGTTATAACAACAGCTCTTATTCCGGGAAGAAAAGCTCCGGTATTGATTACTGAAGAAATGGTGAAAAATATGAAACCTGGCTCTGTGGTTCTAGATATGGCTGTGGAGTTTGGCGGTAATTGCGAAATAAGTGAGAATGGTAAGACAGTTAAAAAATATGGCACAACAATAATTGGCGAACCTAATTTACCTAGTCTAGTGCCTTATCATGCCAGCGATATGTATGCAAAAAATATACTCGCTCTGCTTGATCATATGACAACAAAGGAAGGAAAGTTTGTTATAAATATGGAAGATGAAATTATTAAAGGTGGAATGATTGCCTATGATGGAGCAGTTGTAAACAGTAGAGTTGCAGAGCTATTAAAATAA
- a CDS encoding DUF4097 family beta strand repeat protein: MKTLIKNTILFSVILFLNSKIFADDLRTLHEKSFSVKSNSKIIVDASAANINIQGWDKDEAYIKITGNDKAEEKMRFKIEQSGDEVHVYAKKKNSFFSWFTNLRLKIEIMVPKKFNAKLETSGGDIMLSNISGSQKLETSGGDIILENTSGKVDCGTSGGDIRLTNHSGATILETSGGDIEVFESTGNLRAETSGGDILIKLKDGQIFAETSGGDIDITYSGQNKGIKAETSGGDIRVKVPSDFAANAYLDTSGGSVNVNIKTSSVDVKKRSEFRGQLNGGGQSVNLETSGGNITLE; the protein is encoded by the coding sequence ATGAAAACGCTGATTAAAAATACGATATTATTTTCGGTTATACTGTTTTTGAACTCGAAAATTTTCGCAGATGACCTTAGAACACTTCATGAAAAAAGTTTTTCAGTTAAATCTAATTCGAAAATAATTGTTGACGCAAGTGCCGCTAATATCAATATTCAAGGATGGGATAAGGATGAAGCCTATATTAAAATTACGGGAAACGATAAAGCTGAAGAGAAAATGCGTTTCAAAATTGAACAGAGTGGAGACGAAGTTCATGTTTACGCTAAAAAGAAGAATTCATTTTTTTCTTGGTTTACTAATTTAAGATTGAAAATTGAGATTATGGTACCGAAAAAATTTAATGCCAAATTGGAGACATCCGGCGGAGATATTATGCTAAGCAACATATCGGGATCTCAAAAATTAGAAACTTCCGGTGGAGATATTATTCTTGAAAATACCAGCGGAAAAGTTGATTGCGGAACTTCCGGCGGCGATATTAGACTCACTAACCATTCAGGAGCAACCATTCTTGAAACTTCGGGGGGAGACATTGAAGTATTTGAAAGCACTGGTAATTTGCGTGCCGAAACTTCAGGTGGTGATATTTTAATAAAATTAAAAGATGGACAAATATTCGCAGAAACTTCCGGTGGAGATATTGATATTACCTATAGTGGACAAAATAAAGGAATCAAAGCTGAAACATCGGGGGGCGATATTAGAGTTAAAGTACCATCCGATTTTGCCGCTAATGCCTATCTCGATACATCAGGAGGATCAGTTAATGTTAACATCAAAACATCCTCAGTGGATGTTAAGAAGAGGAGTGAGTTCAGAGGACAGTTGAATGGTGGCGGTCAATCGGTGAATCTTGAAACTTCCGGTGGAAATATAACTTTAGAATAA
- a CDS encoding LEA type 2 family protein, whose amino-acid sequence MRRSFLFSISILIIISGCSVLQTFENIARLKYKIHSASDYQISGINPLNKKSLKDFSALEMLKLTSAVAKGSMPLVFTLNIEAKNPNDGASGSPRTDISITSLPWKLFVNDNQLVAGNISEPIFVPGKGESMLIPIKIEFDILKSLKDRSLEDVFNLLLNVGGVDGSTSNLKLKIQPVLGTPVGNIGYPSEITVVDKTFN is encoded by the coding sequence ATGCGAAGAAGTTTTTTATTTAGTATATCAATACTGATCATTATTTCCGGGTGTTCAGTATTACAGACTTTTGAAAATATTGCGAGACTAAAGTACAAGATTCATTCTGCCTCAGATTACCAGATTAGCGGAATTAATCCCTTAAACAAAAAATCCTTAAAAGATTTTTCTGCCTTGGAAATGTTAAAATTGACAAGTGCAGTCGCAAAAGGGAGTATGCCTTTGGTTTTTACTCTCAATATTGAAGCAAAAAATCCTAATGATGGCGCATCGGGTTCACCAAGAACTGATATTAGCATAACTTCGTTACCCTGGAAATTATTTGTTAATGATAATCAGTTAGTGGCTGGAAATATCAGCGAACCGATATTTGTACCGGGCAAAGGAGAATCGATGTTAATTCCTATAAAGATTGAATTCGATATCCTGAAATCTTTAAAGGATAGAAGTTTGGAAGATGTATTTAATTTATTATTAAATGTTGGTGGAGTAGATGGTTCTACTTCCAATCTAAAATTGAAAATACAACCTGTTCTCGGAACACCGGTTGGTAATATTGGATATCCTTCAGAAATTACTGTAGTTGATAAGACTTTTAATTAG
- a CDS encoding phosphatase PAP2 family protein yields the protein MRSLFFTLFTFLFLVNLTHAQNKLNFRQFGEESKKFVSVPGKWNGEDLLKLSLIGAGSILIMQMDEPVRIQLQKNNEHAYSLPIELGRMYGDPVSPLVLASAFGLYGAIQNNYTSKKISFEVIQSSIYSTTLTILLKMALGRARPYTNIGASSFFNGKYSDDSFLSFPSGHTTIAFSISTVLSRNTNNSLLKGLAFIPAIATGFSRMYQDKHWASDVFLGAVIGYFTAAWVVDQHETNDLINQPNELISFVIPL from the coding sequence ATGAGGAGTTTATTTTTCACATTATTCACGTTTCTCTTTCTTGTAAATTTAACACATGCTCAAAATAAATTAAATTTTCGTCAGTTCGGTGAGGAAAGTAAAAAATTCGTCTCTGTTCCAGGAAAGTGGAATGGAGAGGACTTGCTAAAATTAAGTTTAATTGGAGCCGGTTCAATATTAATTATGCAGATGGATGAACCTGTTAGAATTCAATTACAAAAGAATAATGAACATGCGTACAGTTTACCAATTGAACTAGGAAGAATGTATGGCGATCCGGTGAGTCCCTTAGTGTTAGCATCAGCATTTGGATTATATGGAGCCATTCAAAATAATTACACGTCAAAAAAAATTAGCTTTGAGGTTATTCAATCGAGTATTTATTCAACAACACTTACAATATTGTTAAAGATGGCGCTGGGAAGAGCCCGCCCTTATACAAATATAGGCGCAAGTTCATTTTTTAACGGTAAATATTCTGATGATTCATTTTTATCATTTCCTTCAGGACACACAACCATAGCATTTTCGATCTCAACCGTACTTTCAAGAAATACAAATAATAGTTTATTAAAAGGATTGGCATTTATTCCGGCTATTGCTACCGGATTCAGCAGAATGTATCAAGATAAACATTGGGCAAGCGATGTTTTTTTAGGCGCTGTTATTGGTTATTTTACCGCGGCGTGGGTTGTTGATCAGCATGAGACAAATGACCTAATTAACCAGCCGAATGAATTAATTAGTTTTGTTATTCCCCTTTAA
- a CDS encoding DUF5103 domain-containing protein: protein MLKLVLIFLLVNLSGIIVAQGIIIKSLRCYSSVDETSFPIISKDGDQSSITIDFDMQAVQYPNLAIHFRFCDSNWQPYDNVFLLNPIYNTENNIYLERLPLNIRGAQYHYKGTFPNQNVTFPFSGKWKYFIVDQFDRRKIFAEGKFFVVNPEIRINTKLFRETLQNRFDESSIMNRTVALQTSFILPDSLFHVHLKRVEIFVNRKMDYPIIIEKFANTPDQFFEWNASNRFSFLARNIYPMNEYRSTDTRDYNVYNSSLVHAKFGEIETSDFFSKRRRDYNGGSFLLNHRNENADYLEVQFRMRPPEEITKPIFLVGSFNNWKVLPEYEMFDDNGLLNISVELKRGYYEYQYVTADLRNGRVENIDWNILEGNFYETVNEYHIFLYYEEQDKGNYDKIIGYSKIIGGAL from the coding sequence ATGTTAAAACTTGTATTAATATTTCTGCTGGTTAATCTATCCGGGATTATTGTCGCTCAAGGAATCATTATTAAGTCTCTTCGTTGCTATTCGTCGGTGGATGAAACATCATTCCCAATAATTTCAAAAGATGGGGATCAGAGTTCAATAACAATTGATTTCGACATGCAAGCAGTTCAATACCCTAATCTTGCAATACATTTCCGGTTTTGTGATTCTAATTGGCAGCCTTACGATAACGTCTTTCTGCTAAATCCAATTTATAATACAGAGAACAATATTTATCTCGAAAGACTACCGCTAAATATTCGAGGCGCGCAATATCATTACAAAGGAACATTCCCAAATCAAAACGTAACATTCCCATTCTCTGGGAAGTGGAAGTATTTTATTGTCGATCAATTTGACCGGAGAAAAATATTTGCTGAGGGAAAGTTTTTCGTTGTTAATCCCGAAATAAGAATAAATACAAAACTGTTTAGGGAAACGCTTCAGAACCGGTTTGATGAATCATCCATAATGAATAGAACTGTGGCGTTGCAAACCTCCTTTATCTTGCCCGATTCACTTTTTCATGTTCATCTTAAAAGAGTTGAAATATTTGTAAACCGTAAAATGGATTATCCTATAATAATTGAAAAGTTCGCTAACACACCCGACCAGTTTTTTGAGTGGAACGCATCAAATCGTTTTTCTTTTCTCGCAAGAAATATTTATCCAATGAATGAGTATCGTTCAACAGATACCCGCGATTACAATGTGTATAATAGTTCTCTCGTTCATGCAAAATTTGGTGAAATAGAAACATCAGATTTTTTCTCTAAGAGAAGAAGAGACTACAACGGAGGTTCTTTTCTTTTGAACCATAGAAATGAGAATGCAGATTATTTGGAAGTTCAGTTTAGAATGAGGCCTCCAGAGGAGATTACGAAACCTATATTTCTTGTTGGCTCATTCAATAATTGGAAAGTCCTTCCTGAGTATGAAATGTTTGATGATAATGGATTGCTCAATATATCGGTTGAATTAAAAAGGGGTTATTACGAATATCAGTATGTAACAGCAGATTTAAGAAATGGGCGGGTAGAAAATATAGATTGGAATATCCTTGAGGGTAATTTTTATGAAACTGTAAATGAATATCATATTTTTCTTTATTACGAAGAGCAGGACAAAGGTAATTACGATAAAATTATTGGATACTCAAAAATTATTGGTGGAGCATTATGA
- the crcB gene encoding fluoride efflux transporter CrcB: MTKIIIVFGGAGIGGVLRYWFSAIIQKHFSPYFPYGTLFVNILGSFLLGFLIFGLDEKELVSPSLKLFLGIGICGGFTTFSTFSLETFYLLRNAEFFFATLNIILSVLASILGVYLAYLITR, from the coding sequence ATTACAAAAATTATAATAGTCTTCGGCGGTGCTGGTATTGGAGGAGTGTTGAGATACTGGTTCTCAGCGATAATTCAAAAACACTTTTCACCATATTTCCCATACGGGACTTTATTTGTAAATATTCTGGGAAGTTTTTTGCTCGGCTTTTTAATATTTGGACTCGATGAAAAGGAACTAGTCAGTCCGTCTCTTAAGTTATTTCTGGGGATTGGTATTTGTGGTGGATTTACCACATTCTCTACATTTTCTCTTGAAACTTTTTATCTATTGAGGAATGCGGAATTCTTTTTTGCCACGTTAAATATAATTTTAAGTGTCCTTGCATCTATTTTAGGTGTTTATTTAGCCTACTTAATTACGAGGTAA
- a CDS encoding NAD(P)(+) transhydrogenase (Re/Si-specific) subunit beta, with amino-acid sequence MHIIIEISYLVSSILFVFGIKRLASPKTARQGNMLAAIGMFIAIVVTLFDQHVLTYEWIIIGILIGGVIGVLMALKTPMTGMPQMVGLLNGFGGGASLLVAISEYYKMKNFTNWSFNVESNTTLFLSVIIGAVTLTGSLIAFGKLQGIVTGKVVRYPLQHPLNLLLLILTFTLGVWFVISPELEWMILTIAGISLLLGVLLVLPIGGADMPVAISLLNSYSGLAASMTGFVLKNNELIIAGALVGASGIILTLIMCRGMNRSLMNVVMGGWENAGASGPAASTESPKGNVKSIDSEELAMLFDAAQNIIIVPGYGMAVAQAQHAVRDLVNNLEAKGKQVRFAIHPVAGRMPGHMNVLLAEAQISYDKMLSMEDINDDFNNNDIALIIGANDVVNPAARHDKNSPIYGMPILNVDYSKTVIINKRSMNAGYAGIDNELFFYPNALMYFGDAKEAVNKLVHELKNV; translated from the coding sequence ATGCATATAATAATTGAAATTAGTTATCTCGTCTCATCAATACTTTTTGTATTTGGAATCAAGCGTCTCGCTTCTCCTAAAACTGCCCGACAGGGAAACATGCTTGCGGCAATTGGTATGTTCATTGCAATAGTTGTAACACTATTCGATCAACACGTGCTTACATATGAATGGATAATAATTGGAATATTGATCGGCGGCGTGATTGGAGTTTTAATGGCTCTCAAAACACCAATGACAGGTATGCCCCAAATGGTAGGATTACTTAATGGATTTGGCGGAGGCGCATCTCTCTTAGTCGCCATTTCCGAGTATTACAAAATGAAAAATTTTACAAATTGGAGCTTTAATGTAGAAAGTAATACAACCTTGTTTTTGAGCGTTATAATAGGTGCTGTAACTTTAACAGGATCATTAATAGCGTTCGGAAAATTGCAAGGGATTGTAACAGGAAAAGTCGTAAGATATCCACTTCAACATCCTCTAAATCTATTACTTTTAATTCTAACTTTTACACTTGGAGTTTGGTTTGTTATTTCCCCCGAGTTGGAATGGATGATTCTTACTATTGCTGGTATTTCGTTACTTTTAGGAGTACTACTTGTGCTTCCTATTGGTGGTGCCGATATGCCGGTGGCAATATCATTATTAAATTCCTATTCCGGTTTGGCTGCTTCAATGACTGGATTTGTATTAAAGAACAATGAATTAATTATAGCCGGAGCTTTAGTTGGCGCTTCAGGAATAATTCTTACCTTAATTATGTGCCGTGGAATGAATCGATCCTTAATGAATGTAGTGATGGGAGGATGGGAAAATGCCGGTGCTTCCGGTCCGGCGGCTTCTACCGAATCACCAAAAGGGAATGTTAAGTCAATAGATTCTGAAGAACTTGCAATGCTCTTTGACGCTGCCCAAAACATAATTATTGTTCCAGGATATGGAATGGCTGTGGCTCAAGCACAGCATGCAGTTAGAGATTTAGTAAACAATCTTGAAGCAAAAGGTAAGCAAGTTCGGTTTGCAATTCACCCCGTTGCCGGTAGAATGCCCGGACACATGAATGTTCTTTTAGCCGAGGCTCAAATCTCATATGATAAAATGTTATCGATGGAAGATATTAATGACGATTTCAACAATAATGATATTGCGTTAATTATTGGCGCTAATGATGTTGTTAATCCGGCCGCTCGACACGATAAGAACAGTCCTATTTACGGAATGCCGATTCTAAATGTTGATTATTCCAAAACAGTAATAATTAATAAACGTTCTATGAATGCGGGATATGCCGGAATTGATAATGAATTATTCTTCTATCCAAATGCTTTAATGTATTTTGGCGATGCTAAAGAAGCAGTTAATAAACTTGTTCATGAATTGAAAAACGTATAA